From the Nitrospira sp. CR1.1 genome, one window contains:
- a CDS encoding dehydrogenase — MPEVYNWQLGRKMLYPYEERHPKWQFAFVFNINRCLACQTCS; from the coding sequence ATGCCAGAAGTCTATAACTGGCAACTGGGACGGAAGATGCTGTATCCCTACGAGGAGCGGCATCCGAAGTGGCAGTTTGCCTTTGTGTTCAACATCAATCGCTGTTTGGCCTGTCAGACCTGTTC